The Arachis hypogaea cultivar Tifrunner chromosome 14, arahy.Tifrunner.gnm2.J5K5, whole genome shotgun sequence genome has a segment encoding these proteins:
- the LOC112744700 gene encoding protein FLX-like 2, producing MGSKGRMPPPPHMRRPLPPGHGLLHPEQVPPVMHPHPGPFSPFDMLPPPQVMEQKLATQHVEMQRLATENQRLAATHGTLRQELAAAQHELQMLHLQIGTVKAEREQQIRGMLEKIGKMEAELQTAEPIKHELQQARAEAQSLVVSREELIGKAQQLNQELQRVHADVQQIPALITELEHLRQEYQHCRATFDYEKKLYNDHLESLQVMEKNYVSMTREVEKLRAELTNTANVDRRSSGPYGGTSGTNESEPSTFPVGQNAYEDGYAVMQGRGPIPGAGGAVAAAAAATAGAQPGPVSAGAVYDASRGGPGYNTSSGPTYDPQRLTGYDAFRGTTYDSKRGQVFDPQRTGYDPQRALAYDPSRTAGYDAQSRGVAGPHGHAPAANNMPYGSATPPTRGGAGYEAQPRGVNPAVRR from the exons ATGGGGAGTAAAGGTCGAATGCCGCCTCCTCCCCATATGAGGCGGCCACTTCCCCCGGGGCATGGCTTGTTACACCCGGAGCAGGTGCCTCCTGTGATGCATCCGCATCCTGGCCCGTTTTCTCCTTTCGATATGTTGCCACCCCCGCAAGTGATGGAGCAGAAGCTTGCTACACAGCATGTGGAGATGCAGAGATTGGCTACTGAGAATCAGAGGCTCGCCGCAACACATGGGACTTTGAGGCAGGAGCTTGCTGCAGCACAGCACGAGCTGCAAATGTTGCACTTGCAGATTGGCACCGTGAAGGCAGAGAGGGAGCAGCAGATACGGGGCATGTTGGAAAAGATTGGCAAGATGGAAGCTGAGCTGCAAACAGCGGAGCCTATTAAGCATGAACTGCAGCAGGCACGAGCGGAGGCCCAGAGCTTGGTTGTGTCCAGGGAGGAGCTTATTGGTAAAGCACAGCAATTGAATCAGGAGCTTCAAAGGGTCCACGCGGATGTGCAGCAGATTCCTGCCTTGATCACAGAGCTGGAGCATCTCAGACAAGAATATCAGCATTGCAG GGCGACCTTTGACTATGAAAAGAAATTATACAATGATCACCTCGAATCACTTCAGGTCATGGAAAAGAACTATGTTTCCATGACTAGGGAAGTGGAAAAACTCCGAGCAGAGCTTACAAATACTGCTAATGTTGATCGAAGAAGCA GTGGGCCATATGGTGGCACCTCTGGAACTAATGAGAGTGAGCCTTCTACTTTTCCTGTGGGACAAAATGCATACGAAGATGGTTATGCTGTTATGCAG GGACGTGGTCCTATCCCTGGGGCTGGTGGTGCTGTTGCCGCCGCTGCTGCTGCTACTGCTGGTGCTCAACCGGGTCCAGTTTCTGCAGGGGCTGTTTATGATGCTTCCAGAGGAGGACCTGGCTACAACACATCTTCAGGGCCAACTTATGATCCGCAGAGATTGACTGGATATGATGCATTTAGAGGAACCACTTATGATTCAAAGAGAGGACAGGTTTTTGATCCCCAAAGAACTGGTTACGATCCGCAGAGAGCACTTGCTTATGATCCATCGAGGACAGCCGGCTATGATGCACAGTCAAGGGGTGTTGCTGGCCCACATGGACATGCTCCAGCAGCAAACAATATGCCTTACGGATCTGCAACACCACCCACTCGAGGTGGAGCTGGATACGAGGCACAGCCTCGCGGGGTAAACCCTGCTGTTAGGCGATGA
- the LOC112743394 gene encoding LOW QUALITY PROTEIN: uncharacterized protein (The sequence of the model RefSeq protein was modified relative to this genomic sequence to represent the inferred CDS: substituted 2 bases at 2 genomic stop codons) yields MAVLSKRETSKASIFGTPTAEASPQVANEVEGSNKGNGSGGLASKKKNKKRKIGSSSQKFDNSVVSSDTTEMEKSKARSGGGGDGGGGAVNGGGGDLNSVFNQDRGTNTIVSVPNGNYKTQVGXIXNRFDGNGIQGQQMVVNNDGYIGINAVRNGENCGESYKREMRDLEELLSKLNPMVEDFVPPSFANSHGYLAGPGGATGFGFANNFAMLMEVVQFCEKYNLVQFQELFKEEGVVEHGMFLNNRKNI; encoded by the exons ATGGCAGTATTATCCAAGAGAGAGACGTCGAAAGCTTCGATCTTTGGAACACCGACAGCCGAGGCTTCTCCACAAGTTGCCAATGAAGTTGAAGGAAGCAACAAGGGAAATGGCTCAGGGGGTTTGGCCagtaagaaaaagaataagaagaggAAG ATCGGTTCTTCCAGTCAAAAATTTGACAATAGTGTTGTCTCATCGGACACCACTGAGATGGAGAAATCAAAGGCAAGGTCTGGCGGCGGCGGCGACGGAGGTGGAGGTGCTGTCAACGGTGGTGGTGGTGATCTGAACAGTGTATTCAATCAAGATAGAGGTACAAACACTATTGTGTCAGTCCCTAACGGTAATTACAAGACTCAGGTGGGTTAGATTTGAAATAGGTTTGATGGAAACGGTATTCAGGGTCAACAGATGGTGGTCAACAATGATGGGTATATTGGGATTAATGCTGTAAGGAATGGGGAGAACTGTGGTGAGAGTTATAAGAGGGAGATGAGGGATTTGGAGGAGCTTTTGTCAAAGTTGAACCCCATGGTTGAGGACTTTGTGCCGCCGTCGTTTGCCAACAGTCACGGTTACTTGGCTGGTCCTGGTGGTGCTACTGGTTTTGGATTCGCCAACAATTTTGCGATGCTGATGGAGGTGGTGCAGTTTTGCGAAAAGTACAATCTGGTTCAGTTTCAGGAGTTGTTCAAGGAAGAAGGAGTGGTGGAGCACGGGATGTTTTTGAACAAtcgcaaaaatatataa